The following proteins come from a genomic window of Gossypium raimondii isolate GPD5lz chromosome 5, ASM2569854v1, whole genome shotgun sequence:
- the LOC105766186 gene encoding uncharacterized protein LOC105766186 isoform X1, producing the protein MNCLPHMHAYGSALFRKTGNFISTSLNQCHVPLWKRNFEDASVKTVDLEFLLTRFRTQCYSSRKSSSSTKKTSGTKKVDPEQPQVMENEKDAFFVVRKGDVVGVFKSFADCQTQVGSSICDPPVSVYKGYALTKETEIYLSSYGLKNARYTIRAADVKEDIFGALMPCPFQEPASSKGETSHYDATKKRPQDMLQLEYGVGLGSLGSIAVADLARKHVKLDPHAEAQITSSGHQSCTLEFDGASKGNPGPAGAAAVLKTDAGNVICKLREGLGIATNNAAEYRALILGLKHALRKGYTNIHVRGDSKLVCMQLQGLWKVKHEHMSELCEQAMKLKDKFLSFQINHVLRELNGAADAEANLAVKLAEGQIQEELA; encoded by the exons ATGAACTGCCTGCCACACATGCATGCTTATGGTTCAGCTTTATTTAGAAAGACTGgtaatttcatttcaacttctttgaaCCAATGCCATGTTCCCTTatggaaaagaaattttgaggacgCGAGTGTTAAGACTGTGGATCTAGAGTTCTTGTTGACAAGATTTCGCACTCAGTGTTACTCTTCCCGGAAAAGTAGTAGTAGTACCAAAAAAACATCCGGGACTAAAAAAGTTGATCCTGAACAACCACAGGTGATGGAAAACGAGAAAGATGCGTTCTTTGTAGTGAGAAAGGGAGATGTTGTTGGTGTTTTCAAGAGCTTTGCTGATTGTCAGACCCAAGTTGGATCCTCG ATATGTGATCCTCCAGTCAGTGTCTACAAAGGCTACGCTTTAACAAAGGAAACTGAAATATATCTTTCTTCCTATGGGCTTAAGAATGCTCGCTACACTATTAGAGCTGCAGATGTGAAGGAGGATATTTTTGGAGCGCTCATGCCCTGCCCTTTTCAG GAGCCAGCTTCTTCTAAAGGTGAAACATCTCATTATGATGCAACCAAAAAGAGACCACAGGATATGCTTCAGTTAGAGTATGGGGTAG GACTGGGATCACTTGGTTCAATAGCCGTAGCTGATCTTGCGAGAAAGCATGTCAAGTTGGATCCACATGCTGAAGCTCAAATAACATCCTCTGGTCAT CAATCTTGTACTCTTGAGTTTGATGGTGCATCAAAAGGAAATCCTGGACCTGCTGGTGCAGCAGCTGTATTGAAAACTGATGCTGGAAATGTG ATCTGCAAATTGCGCGAGGGTTTGGGCATAGCAACCAATAATGCTGCTGAATATCGCGCCCTAATTTTAGGGTTGAAACATGCTCTTAGAAAAGGTTATACAAACATTCATGTCCGAGGTGACTCGAAACTCGTTTGTATGCAG CTGCAGGGTTTATGGAAAGTCAAACATGAGCACATGTCTGAGTTGTGTGAGCAAGCAATGAAACTGAAGGATAAGTTTCTTTCATTTCAGATCAATCACGTTTTAAGG GAATTGAATGGCGCGGCTGATGCTGAGGCCAATTTGGCTGTCAAACTTGCTG AAGGTCAAATCCAGGAGGAGTTGGCCTAA
- the LOC105766185 gene encoding putative potassium transporter 12, with protein MDSVKTALFKRHSNYNISVDEIGMKLDFVWAPYVLNLTHLLTDFKTKKKYPDVMVMGAGLWHMLHVSNPSDYELVLPRLKSSLVSLFPFSTDISNAYGIAEVVVMLVTTALVTLVMLLIWQTNLLMALCFPLLFWSIELIYFSAVLLKVMEGGWLPLVFATFFLTVMYIWHYGSVLKYHSEVREKISMDFMIELGSKLGTVRVLGIGLLYNKLVHGIPSIFGQFLLSLPVIHSTIVFVCIKYVPIPVVPQEERFLFRRIGPKDYHIFRCIARYGYKYVQKEDHHAFEQLVQS; from the exons ATGGATTCTGTTAAAACTGCTTTGTTTAAGAGGCACAGCAATTACAACATTTCAGTTGATGAAATCGGTATGAAATTGGATTTCGTTTGGGCACCTTATGTATTGAATTTAACCCATTTGTTGACGGATTTCAAGACTAAAAAGAAATACCCTGATGTTATGGTAATGGGGGCTGGTCTATGGCATATGCTTCATGTAAGCAACCCATCAGATTACGAACTTGTTTTGCCAAGGTTAAAAAGTTCCTTGGTTTCTTTGTTTCCATTTTCAACAGATATCTCCAATGCCTATG GCATAGCTGAAGTTGTTGTTATGCTGGTCACAACTGCCTTGGTGACACTTGTAATGCTTCTGATATGGCAGACCAATTTGCTTATGGCTTTGTGTTTTCCACTCTTATTCTGGTCGATAGAGCTGATCTACTTCTCAGCTGTTCTATTGAAGGTCATGGAGGGAGGTTGGCTTCCACTTGTTTTTGCTACTTTCTTTCTCACTGTCATGTACATTTGGCACTATGGCAGTGTGTTGAAGTACCATAGTGAGGTCAGAGAGAAAATATCCATGGATTTCATGATTGAACTTGGCTCTAAGCTTGGGACAGTGAGAGTTTTGGGGATCGGTTTGTTATACAACAAGCTTGTCCATGgtattccttcaatttttgggCAGTTTCTACTTAGCTTACCTGTCATCCATTCTACTATCGTTTTTGTATGCATCAAATATGTACCTATTCCTGTGGTACCCCAAGAAGAGAGGTTTCTTTTCCGTAGAATTGGCCCGAAAGACTACCATATTTTCAGGTGTATTGCTCGATATGGTTACAAATATGTCCAAAAAGAGGATCACCATGCATTTGAACAACTTGTTCAATCCTAG
- the LOC105766186 gene encoding uncharacterized protein LOC105766186 isoform X3 — protein MENEKDAFFVVRKGDVVGVFKSFADCQTQVGSSICDPPVSVYKGYALTKETEIYLSSYGLKNARYTIRAADVKEDIFGALMPCPFQEPASSKGETSHYDATKKRPQDMLQLEYGVGLGSLGSIAVADLARKHVKLDPHAEAQITSSGHQSCTLEFDGASKGNPGPAGAAAVLKTDAGNVICKLREGLGIATNNAAEYRALILGLKHALRKGYTNIHVRGDSKLVCMQLQGLWKVKHEHMSELCEQAMKLKDKFLSFQINHVLRELNGAADAEANLAVKLAEGQIQEELA, from the exons ATGGAAAACGAGAAAGATGCGTTCTTTGTAGTGAGAAAGGGAGATGTTGTTGGTGTTTTCAAGAGCTTTGCTGATTGTCAGACCCAAGTTGGATCCTCG ATATGTGATCCTCCAGTCAGTGTCTACAAAGGCTACGCTTTAACAAAGGAAACTGAAATATATCTTTCTTCCTATGGGCTTAAGAATGCTCGCTACACTATTAGAGCTGCAGATGTGAAGGAGGATATTTTTGGAGCGCTCATGCCCTGCCCTTTTCAG GAGCCAGCTTCTTCTAAAGGTGAAACATCTCATTATGATGCAACCAAAAAGAGACCACAGGATATGCTTCAGTTAGAGTATGGGGTAG GACTGGGATCACTTGGTTCAATAGCCGTAGCTGATCTTGCGAGAAAGCATGTCAAGTTGGATCCACATGCTGAAGCTCAAATAACATCCTCTGGTCAT CAATCTTGTACTCTTGAGTTTGATGGTGCATCAAAAGGAAATCCTGGACCTGCTGGTGCAGCAGCTGTATTGAAAACTGATGCTGGAAATGTG ATCTGCAAATTGCGCGAGGGTTTGGGCATAGCAACCAATAATGCTGCTGAATATCGCGCCCTAATTTTAGGGTTGAAACATGCTCTTAGAAAAGGTTATACAAACATTCATGTCCGAGGTGACTCGAAACTCGTTTGTATGCAG CTGCAGGGTTTATGGAAAGTCAAACATGAGCACATGTCTGAGTTGTGTGAGCAAGCAATGAAACTGAAGGATAAGTTTCTTTCATTTCAGATCAATCACGTTTTAAGG GAATTGAATGGCGCGGCTGATGCTGAGGCCAATTTGGCTGTCAAACTTGCTG AAGGTCAAATCCAGGAGGAGTTGGCCTAA
- the LOC105766186 gene encoding uncharacterized protein LOC105766186 isoform X2, producing the protein MLMVQLYLERLVMENEKDAFFVVRKGDVVGVFKSFADCQTQVGSSICDPPVSVYKGYALTKETEIYLSSYGLKNARYTIRAADVKEDIFGALMPCPFQEPASSKGETSHYDATKKRPQDMLQLEYGVGLGSLGSIAVADLARKHVKLDPHAEAQITSSGHQSCTLEFDGASKGNPGPAGAAAVLKTDAGNVICKLREGLGIATNNAAEYRALILGLKHALRKGYTNIHVRGDSKLVCMQLQGLWKVKHEHMSELCEQAMKLKDKFLSFQINHVLRELNGAADAEANLAVKLAEGQIQEELA; encoded by the exons ATGCTTATGGTTCAGCTTTATTTAGAAAGACTG GTGATGGAAAACGAGAAAGATGCGTTCTTTGTAGTGAGAAAGGGAGATGTTGTTGGTGTTTTCAAGAGCTTTGCTGATTGTCAGACCCAAGTTGGATCCTCG ATATGTGATCCTCCAGTCAGTGTCTACAAAGGCTACGCTTTAACAAAGGAAACTGAAATATATCTTTCTTCCTATGGGCTTAAGAATGCTCGCTACACTATTAGAGCTGCAGATGTGAAGGAGGATATTTTTGGAGCGCTCATGCCCTGCCCTTTTCAG GAGCCAGCTTCTTCTAAAGGTGAAACATCTCATTATGATGCAACCAAAAAGAGACCACAGGATATGCTTCAGTTAGAGTATGGGGTAG GACTGGGATCACTTGGTTCAATAGCCGTAGCTGATCTTGCGAGAAAGCATGTCAAGTTGGATCCACATGCTGAAGCTCAAATAACATCCTCTGGTCAT CAATCTTGTACTCTTGAGTTTGATGGTGCATCAAAAGGAAATCCTGGACCTGCTGGTGCAGCAGCTGTATTGAAAACTGATGCTGGAAATGTG ATCTGCAAATTGCGCGAGGGTTTGGGCATAGCAACCAATAATGCTGCTGAATATCGCGCCCTAATTTTAGGGTTGAAACATGCTCTTAGAAAAGGTTATACAAACATTCATGTCCGAGGTGACTCGAAACTCGTTTGTATGCAG CTGCAGGGTTTATGGAAAGTCAAACATGAGCACATGTCTGAGTTGTGTGAGCAAGCAATGAAACTGAAGGATAAGTTTCTTTCATTTCAGATCAATCACGTTTTAAGG GAATTGAATGGCGCGGCTGATGCTGAGGCCAATTTGGCTGTCAAACTTGCTG AAGGTCAAATCCAGGAGGAGTTGGCCTAA